A DNA window from Ammospiza caudacuta isolate bAmmCau1 chromosome 21, bAmmCau1.pri, whole genome shotgun sequence contains the following coding sequences:
- the LRRC8A gene encoding volume-regulated anion channel subunit LRRC8A, whose protein sequence is MIPVTELRYFADTQPAYRILKPWWDVFTDYISIVMLMIAVFGGTLQVTQDKMICLPCKWVTKDSCNDSVRGWTVAAPERPYYNTSLVSSADSGPTGIRYDLDRHQYNYVDAVCYENRLHWFAKYFPYLVLLHTLIFLACSNFWFKFPRTSSKLEHFVSILLKCFDSPWTTRALSETVVEESDTKPAFGKMNGSMDKKSSTVSEDVEATVPMLQRTKSRIEQGIVDRSETGVLDKKEGEQAKALFEKVKKFRTHVEEGDIVYRLYMRQTIIKVIKFILIICYTVYYVNNITFDVDCKVDIESLTGYRMYRCAHPLATLFKILASFYISLVIFYGLICMYTLWWMLRRSLKKYSFESIREESSYSDIPDVKNDFAFMLHLIDQYDPLYSKRFAVFLSEVSENKLRQLNLNNEWTLEKLRQRITKNSQDKLELHLFMLSGIPDTVFDLIELEVLKLELIPDVTIPPSIAQLTSLKELWLYHTAAKIEAPALAFLRENLKSLHIKFTDIKEIPLWIYSLKTLEELHLTGNLSAENNRYIVIDGLRELKRLKVLRMKSNLTKLPQVVTDVGVHLQKLSINNEGTKLIVLNSLKKMVNLTELELIRCDLERIPHSIFSLHNLQEIDLKDNNLKTIEEIISFQHLHRLTCLKLWYNHIAYIPMQIGNLTNLERLYLNRNKIEKIPTQLFYCRKLRYLDLSHNNLTFIPPDVGLLQNLQNLAVTANRIESLPPELFQCRKLRTLNLGNNVLQSLPSRVGELTNLSQIELRGNRLECLPVELGECPLLKRSGLVVEEDLFNTLPLEVKERLWRADKEQA, encoded by the exons ATGATTCCAGTCACCGAGCTGCGCTACTTCGCTGACACCCAGCCAGCCTATCGCATCCTGAAGCCGTGGTGGGACGTGTTCACGGACTACATCTCCATCGTGATGCTGATGATCGCCGTGTTCGGAGGGACGCTGCAGGTCACCCAGGACAAAATGATCTGTTTGCCCTGTAAATGGGTTACCAAAGACTCTTGCAATGACTCTGTCAGGGGATGGACAGTGGCAGCCCCGGAGCGTCCCTACTACAACACCAGTCTTGTTTCCTCTGCTGATTCGGGGCCTACAGGGATCCGATACGATCTGGACCGGCACCAGTACAACTATGTGGATGCGGTGTGTTATGAGAACCGTCTGCACTGGTTTGCCAAGTATTTTCCTTATCTGGTGCTGCTACATACCCTCATCTTTCTGGCTTGTAGCAACTTCTGGTTCAAGTTCCCAAGGACCAGCTCCAAGCTGGAGCATTTTGTGTCTATTTTGCTTAAGTGTTTTGACTCTCCATGGACAACGAGAGCATTGTCTGAGACAGTGGTGGAAGAGAGTGATACCAAACCAGCATTTGGAAAAATGAATGGCTCCATGGACAAGAAATCCTCCACGGTCAGTGAGGATGTGGAAGCCACTGTTCCCATGCTGCAGAGAACAAAGTCTCGAATTGAGCAAGGGATTGTGGACAGGTCTGAGACTGGTGTCTTGGACAAAAAGGAAGGTGAGCAAGCCAAAGCACTCTTTGAGAAAGTGAAAAAGTTCCGTACTCATGTGGAAGAGGGAGACATAGTTTATCGCCTGTACATGAGACAGACCATAATAAAAGTAATCAAGTTCATTCTGATAATTTGCTATACAGTGTACTATGTCAACAACATAACGTTTGATGTAGACTGTAAAGTGGACATTGAGAGCTTGACTGGCTACAGGATGTACCGCTGTGCTCATCCTTTGGCCACTCTCTTCAAGATCTTGGCTTCTTTCTACATCAGTCTGGTGATTTTCTATGGTTTGATCTGCATGTACACACTGTGGTGGATGTTGAGGCGGTCACTCAAGAAATACTCCTTTGAGTCCATCCGGGAGGAGAGCAGTTACAGTGACATTCCTGATGTGAAAAATGACTTTGCTTTTATGCTCCATCTGATCGATCAGTACGACCCCCTCTACTCCAAGCGCTTTGCTGTCTTTCTGTCAGAGGTGAGTGAGAACAAATTGCGGCAGCTGAACCTCAACAATGAGTGGACTTTGGAGAAACTACGCCAGAGGATCACCAAAAACTCTCAGGATAAGCTGGAATTGCATCTTTTCATGTTGAGTGGCATTCCTGACACAGTCTTTGACCTCATCGAGTTGGAGGTCTTGAAGCTGGAGCTTATCCCTGATGTCACTATTCCCCCCAGCATTGCTCAGCTCACCAGCCTTAAGGAACTGTGGCTCTACCACACAGCTGCCAAAATTGAGGCCCCAGCCCTTGCCTTCTTGAGGGAAAATTTGAAATCTCTCCACATCAAGTTCACAGACATTAAGGAGATTCCTCTTTGGATTTATAGCCTGAAGACACTAGAGGAGCTTCACCTGACAGGGAATTTGAGCGCTGAAAACAACCGGTACATTGTCATAGATGGACTGAGGGAGCTGAAGAGGCTGAAGGTGTTGAGAATGAAGAGTAACCTCACCAAACTGCCACAGGTGGTGACAGATGTTGGTGTCCATCTTCAGAAGCTTTCCATCAACAATGAGGGCACCAAGCTCATTGTCCTCAACAGCCTTAAGAAGATGGTCAACCTGACAGAGCTCGAGCTGATCCGGTGTGACTTGGAGCGCATTCCTCACTCTATCTTTAGCCTCCACAATCTGCAGGAAATAGACCTGAAGGACAACAACCTAAAGACTATTGAGGAAATCATCAGCTTCCAGCACTTGCATCGTCTCACTTGCCTTAAACTGTGGTATAACCACATTGCCTACATCCCCATGCAGATAGGCAACCTGACCAACCTGGAACGCCTTTACCTGAACCGTAACAAGATAGAAAAGATCCCTACCCAGCTCTTCTATTGCCGAAAGCTTCGGTACTTGGATCTCAGCCACAACAACTTAACTTTCATACCACCAGATGTTGGACTTCTTCAAAACCTGCAGAATCTGGCTGTGACAGCCAACAGG aTTGAGAGTCTCCCAccagagctgttccagtgcaGGAAGCTGAGAACCTTGAACCTGGGCAACAACGTGCTGCAGTCGCTGCCGTCGCGCGTGGGAGAGCTGACCAACCTGTCGCAGATCGAGCTGCGCGGGAACCGCCTGGAGTGCTTGCCCGTGGAGCTGGGGGAGTGCCCGCTGCTCAAACGCAGTGGGCTCGTGGTGGAGGAGGACCTGTTCAACACCCTGCCCTTGGAAGTCAAAGAGCGCCTCTGGAGGGCAGACAAAGAGCAAGCTTGA
- the PHYHD1 gene encoding phytanoyl-CoA dioxygenase domain-containing protein 1, translating into MLDKDHVERRGVSAAEPGWHRGAGSGSSCPMASVSQQQIQQFHKDGFLVLEQFFSAEECDSMRRQIQGLVEEMEVPPHCRTAFSTREEEQLREQGSSDYFLTSGDKIRFFFEKGVLDEKGNFLIPKEKSVSKIGHALHAYDPVFKQITHSPKVQELGRKLGLERPVVVQSMYIFKQPGIGGEVTPHQDATFLHTEPLGRILGFWIALEDATQENGCLWFIPGSHTNGISRRMVRAASGASTCVEFVGSEPAYDDKQFLPLPIRKGGLILIHGEVVHKSELNSSESSRHVFTFHVMEAKGTTWSKENWLQPTPELPFPSLYT; encoded by the exons ATGCTGGACAAGGATCACGTGGAGAGGCGGGGAGTCAGCGCTGCAGAGCCCGGGTGGCACCGTGGTGCTGGATCTGGGAGCTCCTGCCCCATGGCATCCGTGAGCCAGCAGCAGATCCAGCAG TTCCACAAGGATGGTTTCCTTGTCCTGGAGCAGTTTTTCAGCGCAGAGGAGTGTGACAGCATGAGGAGGCAGATCCAGGGACTCgtggaggagatggaggtgcCCCCTCACTGCCGCACCGCCTTCTCCACccgggaggaggagcagctccgGGAGCAG ggcagctcgGATTATTTCCTAACCAGTGGAGACAAGATTAGATTCTTCTTTGAGAAAGGTGTTTTGGATGAGAAAG gTAACTTTCTAATTCCAAAGGAGAAGTCTGTCAGCAAGATTGGCCATG CTTTACATGCTTATGATCCTGTCTTCAAGCAAATCACCCACTCCCCCAAGGTGCAG GAACTGGGAAGAAAACTAGGCCTTGAGAGACCAGTAGTTGTGCAGAGCATGTATATCTTCAAG caACCTGGCATTGGTGGTGAAG TGACACCACACCAGGATGCCACCTTCCTGCACACTGAGCCCCTGGGCAGGATCCTGGGGTTCTGGATTGCCCTGGAAGATGCCACACAGGAGAATGGCTGCTTGTGGTTCATCCCTGGCTCTCACACCA ATGGGATTAGCAGGAGGATGGTCCGTGCAGCTTCAGGTGCCTCAACGTGTGTGGAGTTTGTAGGCTCAGAGCCAGCCTATGATGACAAACAGTTCCTACCTCTGCCCATAAGGAAAG GTGGGCTCATCCTCATCCATGGGGAGGTTGTCCATAAGAGTGAACTCAACAGCTCGGAGTCCTCTCGCCACGTGTTCACCTTCCACGTGATGGAAGCCAAGGGCACCACCTGGAGCAAGGAGAACTG GCTCCAGCCAACTCCTGAACTGCCTTTTCCATCTCTCTACACTTGA
- the DOLK gene encoding dolichol kinase has product MQDKAVLVESLLVFGAVLSVHAVVWDRFSWCALALALQAFYAQFKWDRLLQQGGAVFQFRGAANSGLLPASMVIPLLGVVMKERCRAAGIVYFERFGVVVASTGMLLALFLSVLAVGITKPVPTNTCILTGVAGSVIIYTMKHSLTVSEVIEVLEVLLIFVYLSMILLYLLPRCFTPGEALLVLGGVSFVLNQLIKRSLNVVEGRGDPIDFFLLVAVVGVVLLGLFFTVLFTFMDSGTWISSMFFHMMTAVLGLGVIMPWLYRLIQRNPLFWLLQFLFQTQTRLYLLVYWTCLAASACGVVFYQNAKRSSESKKHQASTITRKYFHFIVVATYVPGLIYDRQLLYVAAVLCLAVFVFLEYVRYFRIKPFGQTLRHLLSLFLDERDSGPLILTHIYLLLGMSLPVWLFPRSCAPKGTLPGAGALVPYSGVLAVGVGDTIASVFGSTMGEIKWPGTKKTFEGTMTAIFAQIIAVALILIFDSSVNLNSSYAWILASVSLVSLLEAYTTQIDNLLLPLYLQIMLMA; this is encoded by the coding sequence atGCAGGACAAGGCCGTGCTGGTGGAGTCCCTGCTGGTGTTCGGGGCGGTGCTGTCGGTGCACGCCGTGGTCTGGGACCGCTTCTCGTGGTgcgccctggccctggccctgcaggccTTCTATGCCCAGTTCAAGTGGGAccggctgctgcagcaggggggGGCCGTGTTCCAGTTCCGAGGGGCGGCCAACAGCGGCCTCCTGCCCGCCAGCATGGTCATCCCCCTGCTGGGGGTGGTGATGAAGGAGAGGTGCAGGGCCGCCGGCATCGTGTACTTCGAGCGCTTCGGCGTCGTGGTGGCCTCCACGGGAATGCTGCTGGCGCTCTTCCTGTCCGTCCTGGCGGTGGGCATCACCAAACCCGTGCCAACCAACACCTGCATCCTGACTGGTGTTGCTGGCAGCGTCATTATCTACACCATGAAACATTCCTTGACTGTCTCAGAGGTGATAGAGGTTCTGGAAGTGCTGCTCATTTTTGTCTACCTCAGTATGATCTTGCTGTACTTGTTGCCTCGGTGTTTCACTCCCGGGGAAGCGCTGCTGGTTCTTGGAGGTGTGAGTTTTGTTCTCAATCAGCTCATTAAACGCTCACTAAATGTAGTTGAGGGTAGAGGGGATCCCATTGACTTCTTCCTCCTGGTAGCAGTTGTTGGAGTTGTTCTTCTGGGTCTTTTTTTCACTGTGCTCTTCACCTTCATGGATTCGGGCACGTGGATCTCCTCCATGTTTTTCCACATGATGACAGCAGTGTTAGGCTTGGGGGTCATCATGCCTTGGCTGTACCGACTGATCCAGAGGAACCCTTTGTTCTGGCTGCTCCAGTTTCTGTTTCAGACACAGACAAGACTTTACCTCCTTGTGTATTGGACTTGCTTGGCTGCCTCAGCATGTGGGGTGGTTTTCTACCAGAACGCCAAGAGATCATCTGAATCTAAAAAACACCAGGCCTCAACCATAACCAGGAAATATTTCCACTTCATTGTTGTAGCCACTTATGTTCCTGGCCTCATTTATGACCGCCAGCTCCTCTACgttgctgcagtgctgtgtctggCGGTGTTTGTCTTCTTAGAGTACGTGCGGTACTTCAGGATCAAACCTTTTGGACAAACCCTGAGGCATTTGCTCTCTCTCTTCTTGGATGAAAGAGACAGTGGACCTCTAATCTTGACTCATATTTATCTCCTCCTTGGCATGTCCCTCCCAGTGTGGTTGTTTCCCAGATCTTGTGCTCCTAAAGGCACCTTGCCTGGGGCAGGAGCGCTGGTCCCCTACTCTGGGGTGTTGGCAGTGGGGGTAGGAGACACCATTGCCTCTGTTTTTGGCAGTACAATGGGGGAAATCAAATGGCCAGGAACAAAGAAGACCTTTGAAGGGACAATGACAGCTATTTTTGCCCAGATCATTGCTGTGGCTCTCATTCTGATCTTTGACAGCAGTGTGAATCTCAACTCCAGCTATGCCTGGATTCTGGCATCTGTGAGTTTGGTTTCTCTTTTGGAAGCTTACACTACTCAGATTGATAACCTGCTGTTGCCTCTCTACCTCCAGATCATGCTCATGGCATAG